The Drosophila yakuba strain Tai18E2 chromosome X, Prin_Dyak_Tai18E2_2.1, whole genome shotgun sequence DNA segment GACGGCGCGCACCGGCTCCCTGCCAAAGATGTGCTGGGCCAGGCACACGTAGCTCTCCTCAATGAATTCGTTGGGCTGCAGGAAGAGTTGGTATACattatcaatatatatatatgtatatcctagccataaaatgataattattatattttgaaacCCTTTTTGAAGCTTAAACTTGGACCCATCTAGTTACCACTCACCCCGTCCAGGAGCTGGAATCCCGCCTCGCGCAACACCGCCTTGAACTGCTGGCTGGCGATGATGTAGATGAGGCCCTGGAACTTGATGCTCTGCAGATAGCTGACGACGGACCTGGCCGGATGCCATATCTGCTCCGGCCGCACCTGCATACCGATCTTGGCGAACTTCTGGACGCACTGCTCCACCGTGCGCACACTGTTGTTGGTCAAGAAGGTCAGCTTCTTGCCGATCCGCTGGAGGGCAGCGTATCCATCGGCGGCACGCGGCACACTGTGCTCCAAGGTCCACAGGACGCCATCGATGTCGCTGAGCACCCGGTCGAAGGAGTCGACGAAGCTGCTCCGCTGCTCCTCACTCAGCTGCAAAATGTGCTGCGGTTTGGCCTAAGGCGATAAAaggaaatttattaaacattaaaaatagctgagtaataaaatattatgattcagttttaaaaaaatgctcttatttaaaaaatacattaaattcAAACTGACAAAAAATCTTGAATACAAAAAATCCATGACCTAGACCAACATTAGTTAGGCTTTAAGAACTAAGCCAATTTAAAATAGCTGGTacaaaaagtaataataataataatatatggATAGACTAGAGAGTTCAGGTGCGTAGATCGATGGAACACCTCGATAAGATTATTCCACGAAAGCACCAATCCCTGCTCACCATTGCAATCCGTTCTGGTGGGTGAAAGTGTTGCTATCGCGATCACGGTCGTCAGCCAACTGACTTTGCTGAATATTGCTCAAACTGaaatcgaaaccgaaaccaataacaaaaaaaaacaaaaaaaaaaaagcaaaaccgAGTCTACATCCGATGCTGAGAATTAGCACCTCAAAAGACACGACGCGTCGGTCGAAAATGCCGGTTAGAACGACGACGGCCACAGAAACACTGGCGAACTTATACGGAAGCAATGGGAGAGAAGGCTTTCCACTTATCGCCTCTGCTTATCTGAACCTCTATGACATCCCCCTATTTATACAGCCCAACTAGAGCTCGATCGCAAAACAGCGGTCAAAGATAATATAAGAGCTTGCATACAAAagttacatatttatattttacattatCAGCAGCTACCTGAAAAGTCTATTAAACCTTAAGAAATAAGAAGTTATAAAGTTTAACTACGGCTTCAAATTTAAACTTATGAAAGAACAGAGCGTATGTCTAGATTCTAAAACTATAAGCGCAGTATTTCTGTCAAATCTTTTATCTTCttataaaactatttaatatgaatattctttaaaatttcatcataaattatatagtttaacttttatttcaatGATATTTTTGGGAAAAGAAAAGTTCACATAAAAATGGAAACCCCCGTTTTTGAAAGCTGCAATCGTACGAGCGGTGGAAACAGCTcgttatttgtatttaaataccGCAAAACGCACTAGCGCATTCTAACTGGCAGCTGGGAAATTTTTAGGACTTAATTAGGACTTTGTTGGGATTCGTTCTAAGGAATTAACATCGATTTGTTTTTGGGAGTGAATCCCCAGGCATTGACCACTGGAAATGATGCAGCAGGTGGGCCCAGCACGGCATCAGTGACAGCGCCAGCTAACCACGAACTTCAGCCAAGGAGTACGCGGAACTTGGTGTCGGAATTGCCAGGAATCGGATCGATAAATGGGCGCCGAGCACTCGCAGCAGCGGGCTGAGGCCGATGGCCACGAGATCTTCGACGGACGCCAGCCGCCAGGAGCGGCCACTGGATCCCTCGGCGATGGGAGCTCCATGATGCtggcggcaacggcggcggCCAACAAGCGACGTGGTGTTGGTCATCGCCAGCCGACGactggaggagcaggtggcACATTGGTGGGACCAGGAGCTGGAGTGGGTCCAGCTAGCATTGTGATAGCTAGCAAGCAGATCATCGCCGAGGCCGCTTCGCCCGGCGGCTCCGAACTGAGCAGACCGCCTTCGCCGCCGCTGAGCGTCTGCTCCGACCTTCCATATGTGTCCTATACGGATCGGCCCATCGGCGATTCGCCCAAGATACGCAGCAAGCCGGCGCACATGCTCCAGCAGAGCAGCGCCAGTCGGGCGGCGGCCAGAAAGTCACATCCGAGTGGACTCACCAGCGCCGTGAAACCAAAGCGACCCCAGTCCACGGCATCCAGTCATAATATTGTGATTGTGCGTCCCGGTGCCAGCGATGCTGGCGAGGATGTGGACCTAGACCTGGCACGACTGCGCAATATACCGCAGTTTTTGCCCGTGCTCCGTGAGTCCATCACGTCGGCGACCAATACACGAGATGCGGAGATTCTGGAGCGACTGAATTCGCAGCATCTGGTCAATATATGTGCCCGCATGCAAACACATCTGAATCTGTGCGCCAGCTATGTGGCCAGCGAACAGAATCACCTCGTCGAACGCACCAAGGTGGTGAGCAACTCCATCACCACCCTCTTTGCCGGATTCGTGGACATGCAAAAGACGTACGCCTCGTACGCCGAGCAATTCGCCAAGATCCGGAGCATATCCCATCAGCTGAGCAGGTGCAATTCGCTGCTGCACGAGAACATTGCCAGCCTGGAGGCGATCAATAACTTCCTGGACGACGATGACCGACTGGAGCCCTTCGTCTGGCGCACCGATGACAACAAACTGCGCGGCGAGGCTGAGGGCGCCACCGGGGGCAACAGCAGTCGTCTGTGGCGGCTGTAGGATACCCACTGAATCCACACTCTTATTGGTCTCCAAAGATTTTCCTAGCTCATAATATTCGTGTATTTACTGTGTATATTACTCGTTAACGATGCCGCTTAATCGTGATTTTTAATTAGTAAATCAAacttaatattaaaacaaaatttgatattttatttcttgaaCCGCAGTTGGTTGCATGTTGttaatatttgtgtttttgaTATCGGGGAAGTAACAAAAGCTTCTTGGCGTAACAAAATTGTTTGTCATTATTTTGTAGTCAATAAGTTATTTTCTTTGGTGTACGAGCGAATGCGATAATTTTATTTCGGTCAGCTAACCACAAAAGATAACTCAGCTCAGTACTGATATTATTTGGAAACCATAGAAATAGTTACTAGTCCATTTAAAGGattggttatttatttaatacaatgTATTATCTTATGCAAATGCATATTACTACGTATGCTTGCAGCATATATACAAACAATAAAGTCTCCAACTACAATTAACAATTAGACAGCACAAAAGCACATTTATTACATCTTATACAATTTGTCTAGATTTAGGATAGATTCTAGCTACGAATAAATATCGCACATAGGgatatacaaatacaaacatacatatacgaCTATGGACAACAAATGTGAAACATTTGATTACTATTTTTGGTAACGCTACGCAAACAACATGTTGCATTCCATATACACACGATTACAATTCCATTCAAGCATTTGGATGGTACATTTACATTATATTTAAACCCTTTAGCCTACACCGTTTATTGTGAGTCGAGGCGAAGGATGAGTATGGGCATATAGTGCTCTGAAATGCAGTTCTCACAAAATGAGGTGGTATGGTACCGTAGTTGATTGTGTTATGTTGTCGCAAAATCACCAGCTGATCCCCTGCAGTGCTCGCAGTAGCTTCGTGAGGGTCCAGCAGCAGAGGAATAGGTTCGCCATCGAACAGAGCAGCACAAGACCGTGGGCGAAGCTGACGGCCAGCGAAAGAAACGAAGGTAGTGACAAGAACTGCTAGCGCTGCAGGTAGCTGCTCCAATAGACAAGCAGCATGAGCAGCACGTTGACGCAACTTATGTTCTAGAAGAGCTTCTGCATGTGAATGCGATCCTGGACGTTACGGGCCTGCTGCTGGTCCTCGATGGACTTAAGCTCTTTAGAAACAGTCGACTTCAGACTGGCGTCCAGGGCCAAAGCGTCGAGAAAGTCGCGACGTGCCTGAGCTGGATTCCAGGCACCCGCATGGGCCTTGGCCCGCCGAAAAAGTGCCTTCACATTGCGCGGATCCAGGGTGAGCACCTCGTTGCAGTGCTCAATCACAGCGTAGAAGTCACCGGCGATCAACCGGCATTGCGCGTAGTTTAACAATAGCGGTGTCTTGATGGCCGCCAGCTCCTGCCACTCCTCGTCGTGCGGCTTCTCCTTCAGCATCAGCTGCTCCACAATGCCGACGGCCTCGCGGTAGCAGGTCTCTGCCTCAGTGAACCGGCTGGCCTTGTAGAAGTTGTTTCCCCGTTCGCGTAGCGTACTGGTGGCCAGCATCTTCTCGTCGTCGGACATCTGCCAGCGCTCCTTTTCGTACTGCTCGGGCAGCTCAATGGAGATCAGTTCAATGATGAACTCTAGTTCGGCAGGATTTTGCAGCAGCTCGTCCAGGTCGGTGTACCCAATGCCCTCGTTCTGCAGCGTCATTCCGCAGCAGTGACGTCGCTCCTCTGGTTTCTTGCCAATGTCCCGCAGGGTCTTCGATATGAACGGATATTGGGAGCAGAGCTGAGTTTTGAGGAAAATTAAATCAGTGGATATTAGGTTGTCCAGGTTGTGTACATCACATTCCCTTACCGATTTATGCACCGTGAACTTGGCCACTTCGTTAAGAGACATCTGCTGCACAATCAGCTCCCAGACCTCCAGCTTAAACTTCTTTCCCAGGACCAGTTCCATGGGCTTCTCCATCTTGCGGCTGTCATCGATGATGCGACTGTCTCCGGCCCTTCGCGTTTGGAAGTGGAACTTCACCTGAAAAACGGCAATATCAAGATGGATGAGGCTGTGTTGGGTGCACCACCCACTAACTGTGGCCTTGGCCCAATTTCCCACTGTTTTGCTCCTGCTGCATCTGTCGCAGATGGAATTGAACAACCTGCTGAGCGGTTTTGGGTACTCACCCTGGTGCCCGGGGTTAGCTCGATGTAAGCGTTTCCCGGATTGAGAATCTCCTTTCGAATGGGCTTCATATCTGACTTGCTGCGCGACTGCATCTCCGCTGGAATCGGATTTATTTGGAATAAACACAACTTCCTTTCGATACCAGACGTAATCTGTCCGAGCTTATCGGAGTCTATCGGTTTCCGATATTTGTCCGCGGCTATCGGTGCAAgcttttggtattttttattacatattttcttCATAACTGTtgattttcataaatattttttgatttcattaaaCTGAGAAACTGATCAGAGATCAATTTACTGCAAAGAAATCTGTCATACCTTACAtggtatatttaaatattcatttcacCACATGTGAAAATACCGCCACACAAACCAATTCTACGGCGTTATCGATAAGGCGACACCCAAGCACCTGGTCCCATCACTGAGCCCACGTCTTTCGATTAATAGTTTTTATCgctaaaatattaattatttgcctTTGCGTCGGGAGTTTGGCAGCCTGTGACGTTGTTCCCCCAGGATTTCCCATCGATCCGATCCCAGTCGATCCGGATCGTCATCCGCTTTATTCCCATTCGAGAGTTGCATGCGCTGGCAGCGATACAGCGCACATTTGTTCAGACAAATCGAGTTTCACGTCCGGACAAAACGCCGGAGCCCAATTACTCAATTAACCGGCGTACGGACTTTCACGCACGGCTCGTTGTGCAAAATGACAGACCAGGTCAAGTATCTGGACACGCCGGACAAGTCGGAGACGGACAAGAAGCTTTACAAGTGAGTAGCGGGCTATTTACCCAGTTGAACCGGATTCAATGGTTGCTTTTCCCTTAGGACGCTGCTCTTGGGCAATGGACTGCATGCGCTGATTGTCTCCGATCCCAGTCCCATGCCACACGATGGCTTCACCACATCCGAGTCGTCCTCGGATAAGTCGTGCGAGTGCGAGTCGACCAGCAGTTCCGTGACCTCAAGCAGCGATTCCAGCTCGTCTACCTCCTCCGATACTGGCAGCAGCGTGGAATCGGGCAGCGAGGAAGGCGACGAAAAACTGGCCGCCTGCGCCCTCTTGATTGATTACGGATCCTTTGCTGAGCCCACAAAATATCAGGGACTGGCACACTTTCTCGAGCACATGATCTTCATGGGCTCGGAAAAGTATCCAGAGGAGAACATTTTTGATGCGCACATTAAGAAATGCGGCGGCTTTAGCAATGCCAACACTGACTGCGAGGAGACACTTTTCTATTTCGAGGTAGCCGAGAAGCATCTGGACTCCAGTTTGGACTATTTTACGGCCCTGATGAAGGCGCCACTGATGAAGCAGGAGGCTATGCAACGCGAACGCAGCGCCGTCGACTCAGAGTTCCAGCAGATTCTTCAGGATGATGAGACCAGACGTGATCAGCTGCTGGCCAGTTTGGCCACCAAAGGTTTCCCCCATGGCACCTTTGCCTGGGGCAATATGAAGTCGCTGAAGGAAAACGTTGACGACGCTGAGCTGCACAAGATTCTACACGAAATCCGCAAGGAACACTATGGCGCCAATCGCATGTATGTTTGCCTGCAGGCTCGCTTGCCCATCGATGAGCTGGAATCACTGGTGGTGCGTCACTTTTCTGATGTTCCCCACAATGAGGTGAAGGCTCCCGACTTGAGCAGCTTCAACTACAGGGACGCCTTTAAGCCCGAGTTCCACGAGCAGGTGTTCTTTGTGAAGCCGGTGGAGAACGAGTGCAAACTGGAGCTGACCTGGGTGCTGCCCAATGTACGTCAGTATTACCGCAGCAAGCCCGACCAGTTTCTGTCGTATTTGCTGGGCTACGAAGGCCGTGGCAGCCTTTGTGCCTACTTGCGACGCCGCCTGTGGGCTCTCCATCTGATTGCGGGCATCGAGGAGAACGGCTTTGATTTGAACTCCATGTATGCTCTGTTCAACGTTTGCATTTACCTCACCGACGAGGGTTTTAAGAATCTGGACGAAGTCCTGGCAGCAACGTTTGCCTACGTCAAGCTCTTCTCCAACTGCGGTTCCATGAAGGAAGTTTACGAGGAGCAACAGCGCATCGAGGAAACAGGTTTCCGGTTCCAGGCTCAGCGTCCAGCCTTCGACAATGTACAGGAGCTGGTGTTGAACTCAAAGTACTTCCCACCGAAAGATATTCTCACCGGCAAGGAGCTCTATTATGAGTACAATGAGGAGCATCTCAAAGAACTGATTAGCCACCTGAATGAGATGAAGTTCAACCTGATGGTTACCTCACGCAACAAGTATGATGGCGTCTCCGCCTACGATCAGACAGAGGAGTGGTTCGGCACTGAGTACGCCACCATTCCGATGCCAGAGAAGTGGCGCAAGCTGTGGGAGGACTCAAAGCCTCTACCGGAATTGTTCTTGCCCGAGCCGAATAAGTTTGTCACGGAGGACTTTACACTGTTTTGGCACTCGATGGGAAAGCCGGAAGTGCCCGATGCACCGAAGAAGCTGCTCAAGACGGACACCTGCGAGCTCTGGTTCCGCCAGGATGATAAGTTCGATTTACCTGAAGCCCAcatggctttttattttatctcgCCGCTGCAGCGGCAAAGTGCCAAGAAGTAAGTACATACACGTAGTTTCCTAAGGTCCTCTTACACATATATTTACCCTTAATTTTCGTTCAGCGATGCCATGTGCACACTTTACGAGGAACTCGTTAAGTTCCATGTGTGCGAGGAACTTTATCCAGCCATTAGCGCTGGACTTTCTTACACCTTTAACGCCATCGAAAAGGGTTTGCTCCTCAAGGTGAGCGGCTACAATGAAAAACTGCATCTCATCGTGGAAGCCATTGCCGAAGGCATGCTCCATGTGGCTGAAACGCTCGACGAAAACATGCTTGCTGCCTTCCGCAAGAACCAGCGTAAAAACTTCTTCAACACTTTGATCAAGCCAAAGGCACTCAACAGGTAAGAAATACCTGAAGTCAAACAATGCTGATACTAAACTATGTGTATATCTTGCTCGCTCTTTTTCAGGGACGTTCGTCTTTGTGTGCTGGAGCAAATCCGCTGGCTGATGATCGATAAGTACAAGTGCCTCAACGATATTACTTTGGACGATCTGCGCGAGTTTGCCCGCCAGTTCCCAAAGGAACTATACATCCAGTCTCTCATCCAGGGCAACTACACGGAGGAGTCCGCTCACAATGTACTGAACTCGGTGCTGAGTCGCCTCGATTGCAAGGCGATCAAGGAGCGTCGCTACGTGGAGGATAGGACCATAATGCTGCCGCTGGGAACCAATATTATCCGATGCCATGCCCTCAACGAGCAGGATACGAACACGGTGATTACAAACTTCTATCAAATCGGACCCAATACAGTTCGTGTGGAGAGCATTCTCGATCTGATGATGATGTTCGTGGACGAACCATTGTTTGACCAATTGCGGACCAAAGAACAGCTAGGCTATCATGTGGGCGCCACTGTTAGAATTAACTACGGCATTGCTGGGTATTCCATTATGGTTAACTCACAGGAGACAAAGACAACGGCCAACTATGTGGAGACGCGCATTGAGGTGTTCCGCGCTAAAATGCTGCAAATTCTGCGCCACCTGCCTGAAGATGAATACGAACACACTCGCGACTCGCTGATCAAGCTGAAGCTCGTGGCGGACATGGCATTGAGCACGGAAATGGGTCGCAACTGGGATGAGATCATTAATGAAGACTACCTCTTCGATCGTCGACGACGCCAGATTGAAATATTGCGCACGCTGCAAAAAGATGAGATCATTGATTTTCTTCTGCGCATTGACGCCGATAACATGAGGAAGTTGTCCGTGCAGGTGATTGGCCATCGGCCACCAGGTATGCCGGAACCATTGTGTGGTACCAACATCGATCGCAACGATGAAGACATCAAGGACGCAAACAAATCGGATGATGAGAGTGGCTCTGATAAAGACGAtcaggaggatgaggaggaatCGTCGGAagaggaggacgacgaggatCTATTTGCTGCTCTAGAAAATAAGTTGAGTGTCGTCTTTCTGCCCGGTGCTCCCAATCAAAACACCATAATGGATATTAACGAGTTCAAGAAGGGCCTCGACGTTTATCCCAAGCAAAAGAGCCAGCAGGAcgaggagctgctgctcaCCGCTCGCATTGAGGATGCACTCGGCCAGGCGTGAGATTTGCGGCCAACACACCCAACACACCCACCCAACAAACCATCTCCgccatttcaatttgtttcaCTAGCCAAAGGTAGAAGATTAGTTACACAGAATGCaagctttttttttacgaTTACCTTCTGACCAAGTCAGGAATTTGCGCTTATGTTGTAATACGCTCATCCATTATAAATTAGTAACGCAGCACACACGCAGCTAAGGACAAATGCATTTTGGAGTATGGAAACACCGTTTATGTTCGATCGCACTGACTTTCGTACTGatttaatacaaatacacgaataaaaatcaaaatttaaagtAATCAAGTTGCGTTTTGTGTTTGGGCATCCTGTGAAGTGCCAAGTAATAAAACTTCCGATGCAATTTGCATCCTGGGCATCCTGTGAAGTGTCAAGTAATAAAACTTCCGATGCAATTTGCTGGTATGGGAATTCTCCTTGCCGTAACTCtcgttttatttatatgtttataaacATTAAATGTACATCAAAAGAATGTTCGTCTTATACTTGTGCCCAATTGTTTTACAAGTGTTCGTCGTCTTCGGATTGCTTAAATAAGGATTAAAGCCGAAATGGTCAAATGGTCTTAAAGTTGttcgattttcgattttcgtcttttgatttattttacctttgtatatgtgcatatatgaTAATGTGAATTAACAATGAGTAACAATAGTTCAATGATGATTGATGTCTGGGTCTCGTCTCCTGGTCTGTGACTCCTCTGCCTTTGTTCAGTTgaacttaataataatattttacttacgattataacaaaaaaaaaaaggtttgtatacaataataataatcataatcataatcataatcaagcgggaaagaaaagaaactgTCGTATCAAACAAGAAACTTATAACTGTTCAAGGTTTCTTaataaaaatgggaaaaataacaattgtATAGAAAATGGGGACGGTGTGGTTGTGGGTCTAAGAAATGGAAAACCGGCCACAAATTGATTTTACAACAAAAGAACTCTAGAATCAGTGGTAGCGAAATGTCGtctttgtttgtttcaatACTTAATATAAAGTTTGCATTTCTCAAAGTACAAAAAGATAAGAAGGCACCTCAGttgttcaaaaaaaaagtatacttaaaataaaagtgaacGACTTTGTGTTTGAGCTATATTTACATACAGGGAATACTTTTCCTAAAAAACAAACCTATATCTTTTCCTTATGTGAGGCACACAAACTCATATTAAGCTGCAAGTGGAACAAAGCTAGCTCTAGGATCCTACTGCTTATCCTTTGTCAAAACAATCTGCAAATATGTACATAGGTTTTATAATTCGCTCTCTTACTGGTTCAATTTAAAGTCCGCTAACAATTTCACTGAAAATTTGTCGTTTTGAGGTCTTCGGTTGGATTGTGGTTTGCTGGATAGTTGCCATCGTTAAGCTCACAGCTTCTGCAGTTCGGTGCTATCATTGGCATGAAAGCGACTCCTCACGATCTTGGTGCGGCCATCATACTGCTCCTCGGGATCCAGCAATCCCTCCTCGTGTTTGGCATTCGGCGACGTGATGCCGCCGTTTCCGTGCATGAAAATGCGTGAAATTAGCGATGTGCTGGACCGCTTAAATGCCATTCTGCCCTTTTCGGGCAGATCGTCAAGGCCACGATGGAGGGATAGCTTGTCCAGCTCGTATTCGGAGCCACCAGCTCGTTCCGCCGCCAATTGCGCCTCGTACTCTGCCGTGCGCAGCGTCTTTGCCGTTGGCTTGCGATACATCTTAAGCAGCAGCGAAGAGCAGACAACGCTCACCGAACTTGCGGCCATGGCCACGGACGCCATCCATGGCAGCAGAGTAAAGCCGTAGGGTGCGAACAGGCCACTGGCCAGCGGAATGCCAAGCAGATTGTACATGCTGGCAAAGAAGAAGTTGTAGCGAATGCGACGCACTGTGCAGCGGGACAAGTCCAGGCAGGCCACCACGTCCAGCAGATCGTTGCGCATCAGCACAATGTCCGATGCCTCGGCGGCCACATCGGTGCCCGCTGCAATCGTAATTCCCACATCCGCCTGCGCCAGCGCCGGACTGTCGTTGACACCATCGCCCACCATGGCCACGCGAATACCGTTGGCCTGTATACGCTGGATCTTGGCCACTTTGTGCGATGGCAGCACTTCCGCGTACACGGTTCGGATGCCAacctaataaaaaaaataagattATTAGCCTGGAAACAGTATTGCTAATCCTGGTGACTCACCTCTCGGGCTATGCTGGCAGCCGTGTTCTTGTTATCCCCAGTGAGCAGCACCACATCGATGCCCATTCGCTTCAGTGTATAGACGGCGAGATGGGCCTCCGGCTTGACCATATCGGACACCGCAAACATGCACACCAGCTGCCCGTTGAGGGCGCACAGCACCGCGGTGTGTCCCTTTCGTTCTTCATGCGTCATACAATCGCTTATCTCTAGCGGCACCTCGATGGCATTGCGTTCCATCCACTCTCGATTGCCGATCAGCACCAGAATCTCGGGGCCATCGATGATTTTCTGATCGGCGGGAAGCTGTTCCTCCTGATCCAAGACCAAGTCGGATAGCAACTGCTGATTGTTCAGTTCCATGGACTTGTGTACGCTGCACGGCGGCAGCAAGTGTTCGATACTGGCTCCATTGTCCACCGGCACCGAAACCTGTGGATGAGTGCGATGCAGGTTCTCGTAGTTAATGATGCGTTCGGCGTTGCACGCCTGTCGCAGGGTTTGCTCGTAATTGGAGACGGTGACGCGGATGCCACAGCCGGGCACGGCCTGGAAGTGACTGCTCTTGCCAAAGTTGCCGGCCTGAGGCGTCGCGCCCACGTTCAGCATATCCTTGGCGAAGTGCACAATGGCGGAGGCGATCGGATGCTCGCTGTTCTGCTCGGCGGCTCCCACGATCGTCAGAGCCCGAGCCAGGCTGCAGACCTGGGCCGTGACGAAGAGGGTTACCTTGCTGGTCATCGGTGTGCCATGGGTTATGGTGCCGGTCTTGTCAAAGACCACAGTCTTTACCTGGAATCGCGAAAGTTGTGTATAAGTAGGGTGCATGCTAACATGGCAAATCGATTGCTCACCTTGTGGGCATTCTCTAGGGCAGTGGCTCCTTTCACCAGCACGCCATTGATCGCACCCGTTCCAGTGGCCACCATAacggcggtgggcgtggccaagcCCAATGCACATGGACACGCAATGGCCAGCACGCTCAAGGCGCATTTAAATGCATAGCTAACAATGATGGTATTTTGGTCCATGTGCTCCTTATGCTCCATGGCCACGGGCACCAGGTTTGGATTGGAGAAGCCAATGATGATCCAAGCAATCAGCGTGATGCTCGAAACCACAACAACGAAGGGCACAAAGTAGCCAGCGATCCGATCGGCCAGCTGCTGGATGGGCGCCTTACTGGTCTGCGCCTCCTCCACTAATCGCACAATCTGCGCGAGCGTCGTATTCTCACCCGTGTGCGTGGCCTCCACCAGGAGCACTCCATTTTGATTAATGGAACCGCCGATCACCACGGATCCCTTTCGCTTGGCCACCGGCATGGACTCACCGGTGATCAGGGATTCATCGCAACTGGAGTGACCGTACAAGACTTTGCCGTCGACAGGAACTTTGGCGCCCGGTATCACCTTTAGGATGTCGCCACGCTGCACATAATCCACAGATATCACCTTCTCGCTAATGATATCGAAGTCCGGTGAGATCTCGACCAGCATGGCATCGGCCGCCTTGAGGGATAGCAGCTTGGACAGCGCCTCCGATGTCTTCCCCTTGGCTATGTGCTCCAGCCAGCGACCCAGCGATATGAAGATCAGCAGCATGGGCGGCGTATCGAAGAAGGTCAATGGCGAGCTATTCTGCTCCAGCAATACGGCTGCGATCACCACGGCAACGGAGTACACATACGAGATGGTCGTGACCATCGAGATCAGTACATCCATGTTCGTGGTGCCGTGTTTGATCGCACGATACGATTGCACATAGAAATGGAAGCCACCGAAGAACTGCACTGGCGTTGACAGCAGGAACATCACCAGGTTCTCCATCGACAATCCGGGCACGAGGCAGCACATGTTGGCGTGTCCCCTGTCGTTCATCTCCAGCATGAAATAGATCATGGCCACCATGCAGGGGCCGCCAAAGATTAGCGAGACCAGAAAGGCGTTGCGCCACTTCCGGATCTCCTCCTTGTGCTCCAGGTAATTGTGTGCCATCTTGTCCCGGCCGGTCATCAGCTTGGCCTCGAATCCCAGCCCCTCGATCGCATCGCAGATGCTCCGCGGACCCGTCTCCTCCGTGATGTACCGGAATTTCCCTGTGCAAATTAAGATGGACGCAATTAAGTGTTGTTATCTTGCGAATGCGTTAAGGAATTCATCTAAATTGAGTTAACCTATGTAATAAACTAACTAAGATTTAACTAAATATCATCTATCCTAATCAGTTGAATAAGTTAATTACAGCGATGTAGCTCTGTaagttttctttattattcCCCCCATTTCAGCctagtttatttaa contains these protein-coding regions:
- the LOC6525527 gene encoding chronophin, with product MAKPQHILQLSEEQRSSFVDSFDRVLSDIDGVLWTLEHSVPRAADGYAALQRIGKKLTFLTNNSVRTVEQCVQKFAKIGMQVRPEQIWHPARSVVSYLQSIKFQGLIYIIASQQFKAVLREAGFQLLDGPNEFIEESYVCLAQHIFGREPVRAVIIDVDFNLTSPKLLRAHLYLRHPECLLIEGATDRLLPVAKGVNIIGPGAFASILMEASGKQALTLGKPGRELGELIVEQCKIDQPSRVLMIGDMLAQDVSFGRQCGFQTLLVLSGGCSREQLLAETDPQFIPDYYADSVADVAQLLGEAPKSRV
- the LOC6525529 gene encoding AH receptor-interacting protein, with product MQSRSKSDMKPIRKEILNPGNAYIELTPGTRVKFHFQTRRAGDSRIIDDSRKMEKPMELVLGKKFKLEVWELIVQQMSLNEVAKFTVHKSLCSQYPFISKTLRDIGKKPEERRHCCGMTLQNEGIGYTDLDELLQNPAELEFIIELISIELPEQYEKERWQMSDDEKMLATSTLRERGNNFYKASRFTEAETCYREAVGIVEQLMLKEKPHDEEWQELAAIKTPLLLNYAQCRLIAGDFYAVIEHCNEVLTLDPRNVKALFRRAKAHAGAWNPAQARRDFLDALALDASLKSTVSKELKSIEDQQQARNVQDRIHMQKLF
- the LOC6525528 gene encoding BLOC-1-related complex subunit 5, which encodes MGAEHSQQRAEADGHEIFDGRQPPGAATGSLGDGSSMMLAATAAANKRRGVGHRQPTTGGAGGTLVGPGAGVGPASIVIASKQIIAEAASPGGSELSRPPSPPLSVCSDLPYVSYTDRPIGDSPKIRSKPAHMLQQSSASRAAARKSHPSGLTSAVKPKRPQSTASSHNIVIVRPGASDAGEDVDLDLARLRNIPQFLPVLRESITSATNTRDAEILERLNSQHLVNICARMQTHLNLCASYVASEQNHLVERTKVVSNSITTLFAGFVDMQKTYASYAEQFAKIRSISHQLSRCNSLLHENIASLEAINNFLDDDDRLEPFVWRTDDNKLRGEAEGATGGNSSRLWRL